A stretch of Babesia bigemina genome assembly Bbig001, chromosome : III DNA encodes these proteins:
- a CDS encoding PET112 family, N terminal region domain containing protein, putative, with protein MVAILHSLAAVTYVLIYVGVSFGVAVSGFSVISTASLLLSYPHASTFFGRRPASNTNHRARSVSSALSRGFFVLFGQEATSGCVSPAHHGDVRFVAGVEAHIQLALPHKIFCDCPSIASCTSGQAECGTSAVNHEDNAGATVADCLPCDDLYERLNSILATPGSDKSECDSNVPYFKNDCMISFDDYASMYNNRRKARRAAEYGCRPSAVDRNSIHDLSKFKCAVCMGEVGALPLLSPLAILYGLSACNTFSCEPSSSVSFERKVYSYADLPKRYQLTQVSNPIGTNGRVLLSSGREIRIARVHLEEDTARTLTMGDGSSLHDYNRSGVGLLEVVTEACEMTVEELVECCSKIYELSVRGGLSKGLMHEGNIRFDVNISLPSRGPNRYELKNLNSFRRIRRSVLQCLSSGCLSQPASGTGRMDSEKAQDKVNRPNAWVDVMQHVLEDEPVPDAAATVGSTLGWSHASKDVEYQREKSASALYLNAPDTNIPTISISSELFSRVTAVAPSDYRPSLESLHDAYPSVPLDLLRVIQKSDAHIGLFRQMCDAIGDHPFVAKWLVNYVIPVVDVSSVDVDQLCELLNGVYSKRLNLDTAKRILRDYLSSGMHLEEYMQCHELGLLDEPATREFVQNYMASHSAGHTTATMDRKSLIRLVSDIVAASGHRLNYAMVRDLLAPPPVSS; from the coding sequence ATGGTAGCCATCCTTCACAGCCTTGCCGCGGTTACGTACGTCTTAATATATGTAGGTGTATCGTTTGGAGTTGCTGTATCGGGGTTCTCGGTTATTTCTACGGCGAGCCTCTTGCTGTCTTACCCGCATGCTTCCACCTTCTTTGGTCGCCGGCCGGCAAGTAACACCAATCACCGCGCTAGATCGGTTTCTTCAGCCCTTTCACGTGGGTTCTTCGTTCTGTTTGGCCAGGAAGCGACATCGGGTTGCGTATCTCCGGCACATCACGGCGACGTTAGGTTTGTGGCGGGCGTGGAGGCCCATATCCAGCTGGCATTACCTCATAAGATATTTTGCGACTGCCCCAGCATCGCTTCGTGCACTTCCGGGCAGGCAGAGTGCGGCACTTCCGCAGTAAATCACGAGGACAATGCGGGTGCCACTGTCGCCGACTGCCTTCCGTGCGATGACTTATACGAACGGCTAAACAGTATATTGGCCACACCAGGTAGTGATAAGTCCGAGTGCGACTCCAATGTACCATATTTTAAAAATGATTGCATGATATCGTTTGATGATTATGCGTCAATGTACAATAACCGCAGGAAGGCCAGACGTGCTGCTGAATACGGTTGCCGGCCATCCGCAGTTGACAGGAACTCTATTCACGATTTGAGCAAGTTTAAGTGCGCTGTATGCATGGGCGAAGTTGGAGCGCTTCCGCTACTTTCTCCTTTGGCAATTTTGTACGGTTTGTCCGCATGCAACACGTTTTCGTGTGAGCCGAGCAGTTCTGTCTCTTTTGAAAGGAAGGTCTACTCGTACGCCGACCTCCCTAAACGTTACCAGTTGACTCAGGTAAGCAACCCCATCGGTACAAATGGGCGCGTGTTGTTGAGCAGCGGCCGGGAGATCCGCATCGCGCGTGTACACTTGGAGGAGGACACCGCACGGACTTTGACGATGGGGGACGGGTCTTCTCTCCATGATTACAATCGAAGTGGCGTAGGTCTGTTGGAAGTCGTCACCGAAGCGTGTGAAATGACGGTAGAAGAACTGGTAGAATGCTGCTCAAAGATCTACGAGTTGTCGGTTCGTGGTGGGTTGTCCAAGGGGCTGATGCACGAGGGCAACATCCGATTTGACGTCAACATATCGTTACCTTCTAGAGGTCCAAATCGCTACGAACTGAAGAACTTGAACTCGTTCCGACGCATTCGTCGGTCAGTGCTCCAGTGTCTGTCTTCCGGGTGTTTGTCACAGCCGGCTTCCGGTACAGGTAGGATGGACAGTGAGAAGGCACAGGATAAAGTCAACCGACCGAATGCATGGGTAGATGTTATGCAGCACGTTCTAGAAGATGAACCGGTGCCAGATGCTGCTGCCACTGTTGGTTCTACCCTGGGGTGGAGTCATGCCTCTAAGGACGTGGAATACCAGCGCGAGAAGTCTGCAAGTGCCCTGTATCTAAACGCCCCTGATACCAACATACCGACTATATCTATCAGCTCAGAGTTGTTTTCTAGGGTGACAGCAGTTGCCCCGTCTGACTATCGTCCGAGCTTGGAGTCCCTGCATGATGCGTACCCCTCAGTGCCGCTTGATTTGCTGAGAGTGATTCAGAAAAGCGATGCACACATTGGATTATTTCGTCAAATGTGCGATGCAATCGGTGACCACCCGTTTGTGGCAAAATGGCTAGTCAACTACGTTATACCGGTTGTTGATGTAAGTTCGGTGGATGTGGATCAGCTTTGTGAGCTGCTGAACGGCGTGTATTCCAAACGGCTGAACTTAGACACGGCCAAACGCATATTGCGCGATTACCTGTCAAGTGGTATGCATTTGGAGGAGTATATGCAATGCCATGAGCTTGGCCTGTTGGACGAGCCGGCGACCCGTGAGTTTGTGCAGAATTACATGGCTTCGCACAGCGCCGGACACACGACTGCCACTATGGACAGGAAATCGCTAATCCGTCTCGTGAGCGACATTGTAGCGGCTTCCGGCCATCGTCTGAATTACGCGATGGTTCGTGACCTACTGGCCCCTCCACCGGTATCCAGCTAA